One genomic segment of Sminthopsis crassicaudata isolate SCR6 chromosome 2, ASM4859323v1, whole genome shotgun sequence includes these proteins:
- the LOC141552570 gene encoding homeobox protein Nkx-2.6-like: protein MGCPPPTSKDRAPISDNSQRRHTDYWWTVWLPRVLFSQAQVLELERRFRQQRYLSAPEREHLARALQLTSTQVKIWFQNRRYKCKRQRQDASLELAGQPLPPPPLAARRVAVPVLVRDGRPCLRAAGRPYLAPPYAPYAGYGAPYSAGPAAGYRAAGSGAKLSFGGARQAAQSPHAQARATLQGVGAW, encoded by the exons ATGGGCTGCCCTCCTCCCACCTCCAAGGATAGAGCTCCTATTTCGGACAACTCCCAAAGGAGGCACACTGACTACTGGTGGACAGTGTG GTTGCCCCGCGTGCTCTTCTCGCAGGCGCAGGTGTTGGAACTGGAGCGACGCTTCCGGCAGCAGAGGTACCTGTCGGCGCCCGAGCGCGAGCACCTGGCCCGCGCGCTGCAGCTCACCTCCACGCAGGTGAAGATCTGGTTCCAAAACCGGCGCTACAAGTGCAAGAGGCAGCGGCAGGACGCGTCCCTGGAGCTGGCGGGCCAGCCGCTCCCGCCCCCGCCGCTGGCCGCGCGCAGGGTGGCGGTGCCGGTGCTGGTCCGCGACGGCAGACCCTGCCTCCGAGCCGCAGGCCGGCCCTACCTGGCTCCGCCCTATGCCCCCTACGCGGGCTACGGCGCCCCTTACAGCGCGGGGCCCGCCGCCGGCTACCGGGCCGCGGGCTCCGGGGCCAAGCTGAGCTTCGGCGGGGCGCGGCAGGCGGCGCAGAGCCCCCACGCGCAAGCGCGAGCCACGCTTCAGGGCGTCGGGGCCTGGTGA